From a single Granulicella aggregans genomic region:
- a CDS encoding helix-turn-helix transcriptional regulator, translating into MATRTPMLTPREAARMLGISYPTIKQWILSGKLSTVQTPGGHHRIAEIALRPLLAKDSLKPEAESRARFRRVSGRNQICGKVLSVRVEGLLAEVVIGAGDNQITAIITASAVRELRLKKGDSAAALIKSTDVMVERLDAE; encoded by the coding sequence ATGGCGACCCGGACACCGATGCTTACACCTCGCGAAGCGGCACGGATGCTGGGTATCAGCTACCCGACGATCAAGCAGTGGATTCTGAGCGGTAAGTTGTCTACCGTGCAGACGCCGGGAGGGCATCACCGGATCGCCGAGATCGCGCTGCGGCCGCTGCTGGCGAAGGACAGCCTCAAGCCGGAGGCTGAGTCGCGCGCACGGTTTCGCAGGGTGAGCGGAAGGAACCAGATCTGCGGCAAGGTGCTCAGCGTTCGCGTGGAGGGCCTGCTGGCGGAGGTGGTGATCGGCGCTGGGGACAACCAGATCACGGCGATCATCACCGCAAGCGCGGTGCGGGAGCTTCGCCTGAAAAAGGGCGACAGCGCGGCGGCGTTGATCAAGTCAACAGACGTGATGGTGGAGCGGCTGGACGCTGAATAA
- a CDS encoding carboxypeptidase-like regulatory domain-containing protein — protein sequence MKLRNLFLVAFLLVIASSPTLAQIAARLQGRVVDPSGAAVPNAQVTLTQAATGVTQQAISSSAGDYLFSQLVPGEYRLDVAVSGFEHLTRSGITATVGQTVDVTLTLTVGSDRQRVSVTADAPLMQAGESDIETHIAGSTVVGLPLNSRNFINLTTLAPGVALPPGTVLPRINGGRPRTNEYVYDGISALQPEPGQVAFFPIVDDIAEFTVEADNVPAEFGRFNGGVVNVATRAGGNEFHGSLYEFFRNEDLNSRNYFAATGAKPEYRRNLYGATLGGPVLRNHLFFFGDYQGIKQLIGKPATSTVPTLLERQGIFTGVSKIYNPATTQTVDGKYIRQEFANDVITTPFDPVALALLNRFPVPTKSGAANNYTRTANDADHQNQFDFRMDGAYKTKDRAFGRYSYYSDVELPITSLPGSGGTVLSGIIGTGSVAGLSNVLGQQAVFDETHTFNAHLLNDVHVGYTRRSNDIVGPTLGDTASAALNIPGIPTNAAFNNALPLFTITGFQQIGSTASTFSKYQTGVWQFEETLNYTFGRHSIKGGADVRFYQLNAVAPPSPTGSFAFTTTGTDTQTAASTTTMGGNALASFLLGQVDTFSIDLQTSILRPRDHIQEYFIQDDWRASDKLTLNIGARWTLHSPSTEKNNQGAVFNLATQQLDYAGVDGNSKSARELHWDNVGPRLGFTYLLTPKTVVRSGFGIVFIDQSGITTPFTLPQFPFIQNVQQKTQDSINSAFTLANGPTVAPITLNANAGLGQSVYTANRKAGSGYVQQWNLAVQRQVTNSLSVDVAYVGSHIVHVGIPDSNLNQLTAAQLAVGLTDPTALTGKVTNPYYGQIPVSSPIGTKTIAAAQLLKPYPRFQNVATYRNNSGTTNYNALEVKVEQRVTHGLYFLAAYTHSKLIDDASSVFSSTVLSSPNSSSLIAADTFQPRLERDSSNGDMPNVTSLAATYELPAGRGHSFASRGIASVIAGGWAVNGIASLQSGMPVTVTQATNNNAFAGFSLQRPNIIANSSLSPGRRTPAHYFNTAAFATAPEFTLGNASRNPVRGPAFRDLDMALVKHTRVLEKNDVEFRAELFNVTNTPAFAQPNGSFGAAAFGSITSTTTEQRVLQLALRLSR from the coding sequence GTGAAACTAAGAAACCTCTTCCTCGTCGCCTTTTTGCTGGTCATCGCCTCGTCGCCCACGCTCGCGCAGATCGCAGCCAGGCTGCAAGGGAGAGTTGTCGATCCTTCGGGCGCGGCGGTGCCGAACGCCCAGGTGACTCTGACCCAGGCGGCGACGGGGGTGACCCAGCAGGCGATCAGTTCTTCGGCGGGAGATTACCTGTTCTCGCAACTGGTGCCGGGCGAATATCGGCTGGATGTGGCAGTCTCAGGGTTCGAACATCTGACTCGGAGTGGAATTACCGCAACGGTCGGGCAGACCGTGGACGTTACGCTGACTTTGACGGTGGGTAGCGACCGGCAGAGGGTGAGCGTGACGGCGGACGCTCCGCTGATGCAGGCAGGCGAGAGCGACATTGAGACGCACATCGCTGGGAGTACGGTCGTGGGCCTGCCGCTGAACAGCAGGAACTTCATCAACCTCACAACACTGGCTCCCGGAGTGGCGTTGCCGCCCGGCACGGTGCTGCCGCGCATCAATGGCGGTCGTCCGCGTACGAACGAGTATGTTTACGACGGCATCTCTGCGCTGCAGCCGGAGCCGGGGCAGGTCGCGTTCTTCCCCATCGTCGATGACATTGCGGAGTTCACGGTCGAAGCTGACAACGTGCCTGCGGAGTTTGGCCGGTTCAACGGCGGCGTCGTGAACGTGGCAACGCGGGCGGGCGGGAATGAGTTTCATGGCAGCCTATATGAGTTCTTCCGCAACGAAGACCTCAACTCGCGCAACTACTTTGCGGCCACCGGAGCGAAGCCGGAGTATCGGCGAAACCTTTATGGCGCGACGCTGGGCGGGCCGGTGCTGCGCAATCATCTGTTCTTCTTCGGCGACTACCAGGGCATCAAGCAGTTGATCGGCAAGCCTGCGACTTCGACAGTGCCGACTCTGCTGGAGCGGCAGGGCATCTTTACCGGGGTATCAAAGATCTACAACCCCGCGACGACGCAGACGGTAGACGGCAAGTACATTCGGCAGGAGTTCGCGAACGACGTGATTACAACGCCGTTCGACCCAGTCGCACTGGCGCTGCTGAACCGCTTTCCTGTGCCGACGAAGTCTGGTGCCGCGAACAACTACACGCGGACGGCGAACGATGCCGACCACCAGAACCAGTTCGACTTCCGCATGGATGGAGCCTATAAGACGAAGGACCGTGCGTTTGGGCGTTACTCCTACTACAGCGATGTCGAGCTGCCGATCACCTCGTTGCCGGGCAGCGGAGGTACGGTGCTGAGCGGGATTATTGGAACAGGCAGCGTGGCCGGGCTGTCGAATGTGCTTGGACAGCAGGCGGTCTTTGACGAGACGCATACGTTCAATGCTCACCTGTTGAACGATGTTCATGTGGGCTATACACGGCGCAGTAACGACATCGTTGGGCCGACGCTGGGCGATACGGCGTCAGCTGCGTTGAATATCCCGGGCATCCCAACGAATGCGGCGTTCAACAATGCGCTGCCGCTGTTTACGATTACCGGCTTCCAGCAGATTGGATCGACGGCGAGCACGTTCTCGAAGTACCAGACGGGCGTGTGGCAGTTCGAAGAGACGCTGAATTACACGTTCGGGCGGCACTCCATCAAGGGGGGCGCGGACGTGCGCTTCTACCAGTTGAATGCCGTGGCTCCGCCAAGTCCCACAGGATCGTTTGCGTTCACGACGACGGGAACGGACACGCAGACGGCGGCGTCCACGACGACCATGGGCGGTAACGCGCTGGCAAGCTTTCTACTCGGGCAGGTCGATACGTTCTCGATCGATCTGCAGACATCGATTCTGCGGCCGCGCGACCACATCCAGGAGTACTTCATCCAGGACGACTGGCGCGCGAGCGACAAGCTGACGTTGAACATCGGAGCGCGATGGACGCTGCATTCGCCTTCGACCGAGAAGAACAACCAGGGCGCGGTCTTCAATCTTGCGACGCAGCAGCTGGATTACGCGGGCGTGGATGGCAACTCGAAGAGTGCGCGTGAGCTTCACTGGGACAACGTTGGGCCTCGGCTCGGCTTCACCTATCTGCTGACACCGAAGACCGTAGTGCGGTCGGGCTTCGGCATCGTCTTCATCGATCAGTCGGGTATCACGACACCCTTCACGCTGCCGCAGTTTCCGTTTATCCAGAACGTGCAGCAGAAGACGCAGGACAGCATCAACTCCGCATTCACGCTGGCGAACGGGCCGACTGTAGCGCCGATCACCTTGAACGCAAATGCCGGACTTGGGCAGAGCGTCTACACCGCGAACCGCAAGGCTGGATCGGGATACGTGCAGCAGTGGAACCTCGCGGTGCAGCGACAGGTTACGAATAGTCTTTCCGTAGATGTGGCTTATGTCGGATCGCACATTGTGCATGTTGGCATTCCCGACTCGAACCTGAACCAGTTGACCGCAGCGCAGCTTGCGGTGGGATTGACCGATCCGACAGCGCTGACTGGGAAGGTTACGAATCCTTACTACGGCCAGATTCCCGTCTCCAGCCCGATCGGGACCAAGACGATCGCCGCGGCACAGTTGTTGAAGCCGTATCCGCGCTTCCAGAACGTTGCGACGTATCGCAATAACAGCGGCACAACTAACTACAACGCCTTAGAGGTAAAGGTAGAACAGCGTGTGACGCATGGGCTCTACTTCCTGGCGGCGTACACGCACTCGAAGCTGATCGACGATGCTTCCTCGGTGTTCTCGTCGACCGTGCTGTCGTCGCCGAACTCGAGCAGCCTGATCGCGGCAGACACCTTCCAGCCGCGGCTGGAGCGGGATTCGTCTAATGGCGACATGCCGAATGTGACCTCGCTTGCAGCAACGTATGAGCTGCCGGCGGGACGTGGGCATAGCTTCGCATCGCGCGGCATTGCGAGTGTGATCGCGGGGGGATGGGCCGTGAATGGGATTGCATCGCTGCAGTCCGGTATGCCGGTCACGGTGACGCAGGCGACGAACAATAATGCGTTTGCGGGCTTCTCGCTGCAGCGGCCAAACATCATCGCGAATTCTTCGCTGAGCCCCGGCCGGCGGACGCCCGCGCATTACTTCAACACGGCCGCGTTTGCGACGGCACCGGAGTTCACGCTGGGAAATGCTTCGAGAAATCCGGTGCGCGGGCCGGCGTTCCGCGATCTCGACATGGCGCTGGTGAAGCACACGCGCGTCCTCGAAAAGAATGATGTGGAGTTTCGAGCGGAGTTGTTCAACGTGACCAATACGCCTGCGTTTGCGCAGCCGAATGGCAGCTTTGGGGCGGCGGCGTTTGGAAGTATTACCAGTACGACTACCGAGCAGAGGGTGTTGCAGTTGGCGCTTCGTTTGAGCCGGTAA
- a CDS encoding peroxiredoxin has translation MSEGRIPRILEVAPDFEATSTHGPIRLSDYTAQGKWVLLFSHPSDFTPVCSTEFIEFAKHQDEFERLNVQLVGVSIDSIYSHIAWVRDLEAMAGVQIRFPVIADLDQKVSQAYGLVHEVANDTATVRAVFAIDPQGLVRALMYYPAQLGRNVAELVRMFQGLQTADANGVSCPANWKPGQQVIVPAPATLADAARRTNGGGAGLNVATWYLARKDLALATR, from the coding sequence ATGAGCGAAGGACGTATTCCACGGATTCTTGAAGTAGCACCGGATTTCGAGGCGACGAGCACGCACGGCCCGATCCGCTTGAGCGACTACACAGCGCAGGGCAAATGGGTGCTGCTGTTCTCGCACCCGTCGGACTTTACGCCGGTGTGCTCGACGGAGTTCATCGAGTTTGCCAAGCACCAGGACGAGTTTGAGCGGCTGAACGTGCAACTGGTGGGCGTGTCCATCGACTCGATCTACTCACACATCGCGTGGGTGCGCGACCTGGAGGCGATGGCTGGGGTCCAGATCCGCTTTCCTGTGATCGCAGACCTCGATCAGAAGGTCTCGCAGGCTTATGGGCTGGTGCATGAGGTGGCGAACGATACGGCCACGGTGCGCGCGGTGTTTGCGATCGATCCGCAGGGCCTGGTGCGGGCGCTGATGTACTACCCTGCTCAGCTTGGCCGCAATGTGGCGGAGCTGGTGAGGATGTTCCAGGGGCTGCAGACGGCGGACGCAAACGGCGTAAGCTGCCCGGCAAACTGGAAGCCAGGCCAGCAGGTGATCGTGCCTGCTCCGGCTACTCTGGCCGATGCGGCGAGGAGGACCAACGGTGGCGGAGCCGGGCTGAACGTGGCAACCTGGTATCTGGCGAGGAAGGACCTTGCGCTCGCAACCCGCTAG
- a CDS encoding YceI family protein has protein sequence MKSSFPAMFTAAVLLLSGLAPCRALAQQQRFSVNPDASSVAFKLSGSAHDTEGTFHVKSGAVDFDRSAAKISGLVVVSAGSGNTGNGPRDERMWGEVLEISKFADISFAPKSYQGTIAASGDSTIQVSGIFTVHGDAHELTVPMQIHIEGGRCTAKTHFVVPYVKWGMKDPSIFILKVAKEVDVDLTLTGQLAQ, from the coding sequence ATGAAGTCGAGCTTTCCAGCGATGTTTACGGCTGCGGTGCTTCTGTTGAGCGGGCTGGCGCCGTGTCGCGCACTCGCACAGCAGCAGAGGTTCTCGGTGAATCCCGATGCCAGCTCCGTCGCCTTCAAACTTTCCGGGTCTGCACACGATACCGAGGGAACGTTCCATGTAAAGAGCGGAGCGGTCGATTTCGACCGCAGCGCGGCGAAGATCTCGGGCCTGGTTGTCGTCTCCGCTGGCAGCGGCAATACCGGCAACGGCCCTCGTGACGAGAGGATGTGGGGTGAGGTTCTGGAGATCTCGAAGTTTGCCGACATCTCCTTCGCGCCGAAGAGCTACCAGGGGACGATTGCGGCCAGCGGCGATTCCACGATCCAGGTGAGTGGCATCTTCACGGTGCATGGCGACGCGCATGAGTTGACGGTACCCATGCAGATCCATATCGAAGGCGGCCGCTGCACCGCCAAGACCCATTTCGTCGTGCCCTACGTGAAATGGGGCATGAAGGACCCCAGCATCTTCATTCTGAAGGTGGCAAAGGAGGTCGACGTGGACCTGACGCTGACCGGCCAGTTAGCGCAATGA